One window of Paludibacter propionicigenes WB4 genomic DNA carries:
- a CDS encoding dnaj central domain-containing protein, which yields MSKQCPVCETINHSAANHCSKCGVELPDKELSEEDKLRIELHEANTTIQGLNVALEEMRKFKNTSEKAQKIVADYKLKLNEKQREISTYSNTLSEKDRKISILTKQLESIKNSRNKWVSILLIACLILGISSIGLADYYVQNKTNAKAQDSTEISKSANLNRHISKRKKHAKSKKNNVNNSQDKESSNADAYIECKICEGKGFTYSKENCSICKGTGTSDCSKCGGTGSIVGAETNWMKATCPVCLGKGKSICKTCNGSGKINEEVKCSICNGIGKSKL from the coding sequence ATGTCGAAACAATGTCCAGTATGCGAAACAATCAACCATAGCGCTGCTAATCATTGCAGTAAATGTGGTGTTGAACTTCCCGACAAAGAACTTTCGGAAGAAGATAAATTGCGTATTGAGTTGCACGAAGCCAACACTACGATTCAAGGGTTAAATGTGGCTCTCGAAGAAATGCGAAAATTCAAAAACACGTCCGAAAAAGCACAAAAAATCGTTGCAGATTACAAGCTGAAACTAAACGAAAAACAGCGAGAGATTAGTACATATTCAAACACATTATCAGAAAAAGACAGGAAAATCTCAATTCTTACCAAACAACTGGAAAGTATAAAAAACAGCCGAAATAAATGGGTATCTATTTTATTGATAGCTTGTTTAATTTTGGGAATTAGTTCGATCGGTTTAGCTGACTACTATGTTCAAAACAAAACTAACGCTAAAGCTCAGGATTCAACTGAAATAAGCAAATCAGCTAATTTGAATCGGCATATTTCCAAACGCAAGAAACATGCAAAATCAAAAAAAAATAACGTAAATAACAGTCAAGACAAGGAATCATCAAACGCAGATGCATACATAGAATGCAAGATATGCGAAGGTAAAGGATTTACTTATAGCAAAGAGAATTGTTCGATTTGTAAAGGTACTGGCACTTCTGATTGCTCTAAATGTGGTGGTACTGGTAGTATAGTAGGTGCTGAAACAAATTGGATGAAAGCCACATGTCCAGTGTGTTTAGGAAAAGGGAAAAGTATATGTAAAACTTG
- a CDS encoding retropepsin-like aspartic protease family protein, which produces MNNKNIIYILIILLFIVSCRHRSNREHLDERKIEREQVAPRETCHQKRNFDKSVVKMSQQDGVYHVPCKINGTEMEFIFDTGASNITMSLTEALFLYKQGKLKDEDFQGTQQYRIADGSIHEGMIVNLRKVEIGNLELNNVQASIVDNMDAPLLLGQSALAAFGKISIDYNRNEITFE; this is translated from the coding sequence ATGAACAATAAAAATATAATCTATATATTGATAATTCTGTTATTTATTGTTTCGTGTCGACATCGTAGTAACAGAGAGCACTTGGATGAAAGAAAAATTGAAAGAGAACAAGTTGCACCCAGAGAAACATGCCATCAGAAACGTAATTTTGATAAATCAGTAGTGAAAATGAGTCAGCAAGATGGTGTTTACCATGTTCCATGCAAGATAAACGGTACGGAAATGGAATTTATATTCGATACCGGAGCTTCAAATATTACCATGTCATTGACAGAAGCATTGTTTTTGTATAAACAAGGAAAATTAAAAGACGAAGATTTTCAGGGAACGCAGCAATATAGAATTGCAGATGGTAGCATTCACGAAGGAATGATAGTCAATCTTCGAAAAGTAGAAATTGGGAATTTGGAATTAAATAACGTTCAGGCATCTATAGTGGATAATATGGACGCACCCTTGCTTTTAGGTCAGTCAGCATTGGCTGCTTTCGGTAAAATCTCAATTGATTATAACCGAAATGAGATAACATTTGAATAA